A stretch of [Clostridium] scindens DNA encodes these proteins:
- a CDS encoding FAD:protein FMN transferase, translating to MKYKRLTALLSASILLLSGCSGLPRERSQTYTDTLFDTVISVQIFDSVDEDVLKGCEKLCKKYDSMFSNKIEDSEISRINSAGGNPVEVSKETIKLIKKGIYYSEMSDGAFDITIAPVSSLWDFKAETPSVPSPEAIAEAVSHVNYENIIIRDNTVKLADPQAGIDLGAIAKGYIADRIKDYLEEEGVRHAMINLGGNVLAMGSKLDGSDYNIGIQKPFDETGEPITSVKISDKSVVTSGIYQRYFKADGKIYHHILDPNTGYPCENNLYSVTILTDSSLTADALSTTCFLLGYDRGMKLINQLDNVDAVFITNDNQIHYSKNFQNNQ from the coding sequence ATGAAATATAAAAGATTAACCGCATTGCTTTCGGCATCCATTCTTCTCTTATCCGGATGCTCCGGGCTTCCCAGAGAAAGGAGCCAGACCTATACGGACACGCTGTTTGACACCGTCATCAGCGTCCAGATCTTTGATTCCGTAGATGAAGACGTTCTGAAAGGCTGCGAGAAGCTTTGCAAGAAGTATGATTCCATGTTCTCCAACAAGATTGAAGACAGCGAGATCTCCCGGATCAATTCTGCCGGCGGGAATCCCGTAGAAGTGTCGAAGGAGACCATCAAGCTGATTAAGAAGGGCATCTATTACAGCGAGATGTCGGACGGCGCTTTCGATATCACCATCGCCCCGGTATCCAGCCTCTGGGACTTCAAGGCCGAGACTCCTTCTGTCCCTTCCCCGGAAGCCATCGCAGAGGCGGTAAGCCATGTGAATTATGAAAACATCATCATCCGGGATAATACGGTTAAGCTCGCCGACCCGCAGGCGGGCATTGATCTGGGAGCGATCGCCAAAGGATATATTGCGGACCGGATCAAAGATTACCTGGAAGAGGAAGGCGTCAGGCACGCCATGATCAATCTGGGAGGAAATGTGCTGGCCATGGGCAGCAAGCTGGACGGCTCCGATTATAATATCGGTATCCAGAAGCCCTTTGATGAGACCGGAGAGCCTATAACCTCCGTCAAGATCTCGGACAAATCCGTGGTAACTTCCGGCATATACCAGCGCTACTTTAAAGCGGACGGCAAGATCTACCACCATATCCTGGATCCCAATACCGGATATCCTTGCGAGAACAACTTATACAGCGTGACCATCCTGACGGACTCGTCGCTGACTGCCGACGCTCTGAGCACTACCTGCTTTCTTCTCGGCTACGATCGAGGCATGAAGCTGATCAATCAGCTGGACAATGTGGATGCCGTATTTATCACGAATGACAATCAGATCCACTATTCAAAGAATTTTCAGAATAATCAATAA
- the rsxA gene encoding electron transport complex subunit RsxA, whose amino-acid sequence MKELLIIAIGSALVNNVVLSQFLGICPFLGVSKKVETASGMGGAVIFVITIASFIAGLIYKFILIPLHFEYLQTIVFILVIAALVQFVEMFLKKAMPALYNALGVYLPLITTNCAVLGVALTNVQKEYSIAQGVINGIGTSAGFALAIVILAGLREKMEYNDVTESFQGTPIVLITASLMAIAFFGFSGLI is encoded by the coding sequence ATGAAAGAATTATTGATTATTGCAATAGGATCAGCTCTTGTTAATAACGTCGTACTCAGCCAGTTCCTGGGAATCTGTCCATTCCTTGGCGTTTCCAAAAAGGTTGAGACTGCATCCGGTATGGGTGGCGCAGTTATCTTCGTTATTACGATCGCGTCCTTTATTGCAGGACTGATTTATAAGTTTATACTGATACCGCTGCATTTCGAATATCTGCAGACCATCGTATTTATTCTGGTCATTGCGGCGCTGGTTCAGTTTGTAGAAATGTTTTTAAAGAAAGCCATGCCGGCCTTATATAATGCGCTGGGCGTGTATCTGCCTTTGATCACGACCAACTGCGCGGTGCTCGGCGTTGCGCTTACCAATGTACAGAAGGAATATTCCATTGCCCAGGGCGTAATCAACGGTATTGGAACATCTGCCGGATTCGCGCTTGCGATCGTTATCCTGGCAGGTCTTCGCGAGAAGATGGAATACAACGATGTGACTGAGTCTTTCCAGGGAACCCCGATCGTGCTGATCACGGCAAGCCTTATGGCAATCGCGTTCTTTGGATTCTCAGGACTGATATAG
- the zapA gene encoding cell division protein ZapA, protein MASSKNYTEVLIGGKVFTLSGFESEDYLQKVSTYLNHKIEECSNSEGYRKQSAETRNILLALNIADDYFKAKKQGGTLESDIEAKDKEMYDLKHELISVQIKLENAEKAMDKLKEENKDLQMKIVQLETEIKNNRKK, encoded by the coding sequence ATGGCATCATCAAAAAACTATACAGAAGTATTAATAGGGGGAAAGGTGTTCACCCTCAGCGGCTTCGAAAGCGAAGACTACCTGCAGAAAGTATCCACTTATCTGAATCATAAGATTGAAGAGTGCAGCAACAGCGAAGGATACAGGAAGCAGAGCGCGGAGACAAGAAACATCTTGCTTGCGCTGAATATCGCCGATGATTATTTCAAGGCAAAGAAGCAGGGCGGCACTTTGGAAAGCGATATAGAAGCGAAGGATAAAGAGATGTATGATCTGAAGCATGAATTGATATCTGTTCAGATCAAGCTGGAGAATGCAGAAAAGGCGATGGACAAGTTAAAGGAAGAGAACAAGGATCTTCAGATGAAGATTGTCCAGCTGGAAACAGAGATAAAGAATAATCGTAAGAAATAG
- a CDS encoding Gx transporter family protein translates to MRSKVAYFGVFTALALIFSYVETLIPFNFGIPGVKLGLANLIIVIALYKMSLREAYLLSVVRVLLAGFIFGNYFSIIYSLAGGILSLTVMAFMKKKGGFSIMGVSIAGGVFHNIGQLAVAMLVVETFSVIYYVPVLLIAGMLTGLLIGIVSNEMLKRLVNIQL, encoded by the coding sequence GTGAGAAGCAAAGTGGCATATTTCGGCGTGTTTACGGCGCTGGCGCTGATCTTCAGTTATGTGGAGACTTTGATCCCTTTTAATTTTGGGATACCCGGCGTAAAGCTGGGGCTGGCAAATCTGATCATCGTGATTGCCCTTTACAAGATGAGCTTAAGGGAGGCCTATCTGCTGTCGGTAGTCAGGGTCCTGCTTGCGGGATTTATATTTGGCAATTATTTTAGCATCATCTACAGCCTTGCTGGAGGGATCCTGAGCCTGACGGTTATGGCCTTCATGAAGAAGAAAGGCGGATTCAGCATTATGGGAGTCAGCATAGCGGGCGGGGTCTTCCATAATATCGGGCAGCTGGCGGTGGCCATGCTGGTGGTGGAGACGTTCAGCGTCATCTATTATGTCCCGGTGCTTTTGATCGCAGGGATGCTTACCGGGCTCCTCATTGGGATCGTGTCGAACGAGATGCTGAAAAGGCTTGTGAATATACAATTATAG
- the rsxE gene encoding electron transport complex subunit RsxE: MNRCTERVYNGLVKENPTFVLMLGMCPTLAVTTSAINGLGMGLSTTVVLVLSNMLIAMLRKIIPDSLRIPAFIVVVASFVTIVQFLLEGFVPSLYDALGIYIPLIVVNCIILGRAESYASKNPVLPSIFDGIGMGLGFTVGLTAIGIVRELIGSGKIFGYQLIPLADEAAGKAGYVPVTIFILAPGAFLVLAGLTALQNKVKNNAAKKGKKVTEAASCGEGCASCSNGACSGKVFPTGNEE, encoded by the coding sequence CGAAAGAGTTTATAACGGTTTAGTAAAAGAGAATCCTACCTTCGTCCTGATGCTGGGCATGTGTCCTACGCTTGCCGTAACAACATCCGCTATCAATGGCCTGGGTATGGGTCTTTCTACAACAGTCGTATTAGTATTATCTAATATGCTGATCGCCATGCTGCGCAAGATTATTCCGGATTCCCTGAGAATCCCGGCTTTCATCGTAGTCGTGGCATCATTCGTAACAATTGTACAATTCTTGCTGGAAGGTTTTGTCCCAAGCCTTTATGATGCTTTGGGAATCTACATTCCTTTGATTGTTGTTAACTGTATTATTCTGGGACGTGCGGAGAGCTACGCTTCCAAGAATCCGGTTCTGCCATCCATCTTTGACGGCATTGGCATGGGCCTTGGATTTACGGTAGGCCTTACAGCGATCGGTATCGTGCGTGAATTAATCGGATCCGGCAAGATCTTCGGATACCAGCTGATTCCGCTGGCTGACGAAGCGGCTGGCAAGGCCGGCTATGTCCCGGTTACGATCTTTATCCTTGCGCCTGGCGCTTTCCTTGTGCTTGCAGGACTTACAGCCCTTCAGAACAAGGTGAAGAATAATGCGGCTAAGAAGGGCAAGAAAGTAACAGAGGCAGCGTCATGCGGAGAAGGATGCGCTTCATGCAGCAACGGCGCATGCAGCGGGAAGGTCTTCCCGACAGGAAACGAAGAGTAG
- the ruvA gene encoding Holliday junction branch migration protein RuvA, with product MISYLKGTLEALEEDKVVIDVGGIGYGVFMSGQAMGLLPSIGKEVKIHTYLNVKEDAMQLYGFLTKDDLEVFKLLIGVNGIGPKGGLGVLSALSPDELRFAVMSSDVKAICQAPGIGKKTAEKLILELRDKLRLEDALEHLASENEVQGAAAYQGEVQSDAVQALVALGYGSTEALKAVRQVDITENMEVEEVLKQALKLMMF from the coding sequence ATGATATCTTATCTTAAGGGGACGCTGGAAGCGCTGGAAGAGGATAAAGTAGTGATCGATGTAGGGGGAATCGGCTATGGGGTGTTCATGTCCGGACAGGCTATGGGCCTTCTGCCATCAATTGGCAAGGAGGTAAAGATCCATACCTATCTGAATGTAAAGGAAGATGCCATGCAGCTGTATGGATTTCTGACGAAGGATGACCTGGAAGTCTTCAAACTGCTGATCGGAGTCAACGGGATCGGCCCCAAGGGAGGGCTGGGCGTGCTGTCGGCACTAAGCCCGGATGAACTAAGATTTGCGGTAATGTCAAGCGATGTCAAGGCAATCTGCCAGGCGCCAGGCATAGGGAAGAAGACGGCAGAAAAATTGATATTGGAACTCAGAGACAAACTGCGCCTGGAGGATGCATTGGAGCATCTGGCTTCCGAAAATGAGGTGCAGGGCGCGGCTGCTTACCAGGGAGAAGTACAAAGCGATGCCGTCCAGGCTCTGGTAGCGCTGGGATACGGAAGCACGGAGGCCCTCAAGGCTGTAAGGCAGGTGGACATAACGGAGAATATGGAAGTAGAAGAAGTGTTAAAGCAGGCGTTGAAGCTGATGATGTTTTAA
- the ruvB gene encoding Holliday junction branch migration DNA helicase RuvB has product MSRRIITTENLEEDIKIENHLRPQMLEDYIGQEKAKETLKIYIEAAKARGEALDHVLFYGPPGLGKTTLAGIIANEMNVNIKITSGPAIEKPGEMAAILNNLQEGDVLFVDEIHRLNRQVEEVLYPAMEDYAIDIMIGKGASARSIRLDLPKFTLVGATTRAGMLTAPLRDRFGVVNRMEFYTVEELKTIILRSARVLEVGIDERGAYALARRSRGTPRLANRLLKRVRDFAQVKYDGYITEEVANYALDLLDVDKEGLDQTDRGLLLIMIEKFQGGPVGLDTLAAAIGEDAGTIEDVYEPYLLKNGFIQRTPRGRVVTDSAYRHLGISHENEEK; this is encoded by the coding sequence ATGAGCAGACGAATTATTACAACAGAGAACCTGGAAGAGGACATCAAAATTGAGAATCATCTGCGGCCGCAGATGCTGGAAGATTATATCGGCCAGGAGAAGGCAAAAGAGACGCTTAAGATCTATATTGAGGCGGCCAAGGCAAGAGGCGAGGCCTTGGACCATGTGTTGTTCTACGGGCCTCCGGGGCTGGGAAAGACGACGCTTGCTGGGATCATTGCCAATGAGATGAATGTGAATATCAAGATTACTTCAGGTCCTGCAATCGAGAAGCCGGGAGAGATGGCGGCGATTCTCAATAACCTGCAGGAGGGAGACGTCCTGTTCGTGGACGAGATCCACCGCTTGAACCGTCAAGTGGAAGAAGTGCTGTATCCGGCGATGGAGGACTATGCGATCGATATCATGATCGGCAAAGGGGCCAGCGCGCGCTCTATACGGCTGGATCTGCCGAAGTTTACCCTGGTGGGCGCAACGACCAGGGCAGGGATGCTGACGGCGCCTCTTCGGGACCGTTTCGGCGTCGTCAACCGGATGGAGTTCTACACGGTAGAGGAATTAAAGACCATCATCCTGCGCTCAGCCAGGGTGCTGGAGGTAGGCATCGATGAGCGTGGAGCTTACGCGCTTGCAAGAAGGTCCAGAGGCACGCCAAGGCTTGCCAACCGTCTTCTTAAGAGGGTGCGGGACTTTGCCCAGGTAAAATATGACGGATATATCACAGAAGAGGTGGCGAATTACGCCCTGGATCTTCTGGATGTGGATAAGGAGGGGCTGGATCAGACGGACAGGGGCCTGCTTCTGATCATGATCGAAAAGTTCCAGGGAGGCCCGGTTGGACTTGATACGCTGGCTGCGGCAATCGGCGAGGATGCGGGGACGATCGAGGATGTATATGAGCCCTATCTTTTGAAGAACGGATTCATCCAGCGGACGCCGAGAGGCCGCGTGGTGACAGACAGCGCGTACCGTCATCTTGGAATTTCACATGAAAATGAAGAAAAGTAG
- a CDS encoding NusG domain II-containing protein, which translates to MKIHLKKKDWILIIIIICVAGLAFLAHEFIGGKGASQVTIKVNGEIEGTYSLSEDREIKINDGSNVLQIKNGKAKMIEADCPDKLCMHQKAVSKNHESIICLPNKVVVEVESSENSKYDAVTN; encoded by the coding sequence ATGAAGATTCATTTAAAGAAAAAAGACTGGATTCTGATCATTATCATCATATGTGTCGCGGGACTGGCATTCCTGGCCCATGAATTTATCGGAGGCAAGGGCGCAAGCCAGGTGACGATCAAGGTAAATGGCGAGATAGAAGGGACTTACAGCCTGTCAGAAGACAGGGAGATTAAGATTAATGACGGCAGCAACGTCCTCCAGATAAAGAACGGCAAGGCCAAGATGATCGAGGCCGACTGCCCGGATAAGCTGTGCATGCATCAGAAAGCGGTATCTAAGAACCATGAGAGCATCATCTGCCTGCCCAACAAGGTGGTTGTCGAGGTGGAAAGCAGCGAGAACAGCAAGTATGATGCGGTGACGAACTAA
- a CDS encoding DUF2752 domain-containing protein, producing the protein MKRTLKQIMRDAYALLWNDIKQAKWVIIFIIAYFAFMKNFLYSTCPSVLLTGYPCPACGMTRAAFCLLRMDFKGAFSIHPFIYAVVAYMAAFAVNRYILQRKMGRILRLALAGIMAGMILYYVWRMILYFPDNPPMSYYSRNLLNMARSLLTHE; encoded by the coding sequence ATGAAACGTACTCTAAAGCAAATAATGCGCGATGCGTATGCATTGCTGTGGAACGATATCAAGCAGGCAAAATGGGTGATTATTTTCATAATCGCCTATTTTGCGTTCATGAAAAACTTTTTATACAGCACGTGCCCATCCGTGCTGCTGACAGGATATCCCTGCCCTGCGTGCGGCATGACCCGGGCGGCCTTCTGCCTGCTCAGGATGGATTTTAAAGGGGCTTTTTCCATCCACCCTTTCATCTATGCGGTGGTGGCGTACATGGCAGCCTTTGCGGTAAACCGGTATATTCTGCAAAGAAAAATGGGCAGGATTCTTAGACTGGCGCTGGCAGGGATCATGGCAGGCATGATCCTCTATTATGTATGGAGAATGATCCTGTATTTCCCCGACAATCCGCCTATGAGCTATTATTCCCGCAATCTGCTGAATATGGCGCGCAGCCTCCTTACGCATGAATAG
- a CDS encoding RnfABCDGE type electron transport complex subunit B, with translation MSITGIIIAAAIVGGTGLFIGVFLGIAGKKFAVEVDEREEAILGVLPGNNCGGCGYAGCSGLAAAIVKGEAEVGGCPVGGAPVAAKIGEIMGQEAGEQVHQVAFVKCAGTCDKAQQEYEYHGLGDCIMANMMQDGGPKACNYGCLGEGNCVKACPFDAIHVVDGVAVVDKEACKACGKCIAVCPKHLIELVPYDQKHLVQCSSKDKGKDVMKACSVGCIGCKMCEKVCEFDAVKVVDNIAHIDPEKCTNCGACAQKCPKKIIL, from the coding sequence ATGAGTATAACAGGTATTATTATTGCTGCTGCAATCGTAGGCGGCACCGGATTATTCATTGGTGTGTTCCTTGGAATTGCAGGCAAGAAATTTGCAGTAGAAGTAGATGAAAGAGAAGAGGCAATCCTCGGCGTTCTTCCAGGGAATAACTGCGGCGGCTGCGGCTACGCAGGATGCTCCGGACTAGCTGCGGCGATCGTCAAAGGCGAGGCAGAGGTTGGCGGATGTCCGGTAGGAGGCGCTCCGGTGGCTGCAAAGATTGGCGAGATTATGGGCCAGGAAGCAGGAGAGCAGGTTCACCAGGTTGCATTCGTTAAATGCGCGGGCACTTGTGACAAGGCACAGCAGGAATACGAGTATCACGGGCTGGGAGACTGTATTATGGCAAACATGATGCAGGACGGCGGACCGAAGGCTTGTAATTATGGATGTCTTGGAGAAGGAAACTGCGTAAAGGCATGTCCGTTTGACGCGATTCATGTGGTAGACGGCGTTGCCGTGGTAGATAAAGAAGCATGCAAGGCCTGCGGCAAGTGTATCGCCGTATGCCCGAAGCATCTGATCGAGCTGGTTCCGTACGACCAGAAGCATCTGGTACAGTGCAGTTCCAAGGATAAGGGCAAGGATGTCATGAAGGCATGCTCAGTGGGATGTATCGGATGCAAGATGTGCGAGAAGGTCTGCGAGTTTGACGCGGTCAAAGTGGTAGACAATATTGCGCATATTGATCCTGAGAAATGTACGAACTGCGGCGCATGCGCACAGAAATGTCCAAAGAAGATCATATTATAA